The segment TTGATTTATTATCATGGGTGGCAGACTACTAAAGAGCTTGTGCTGACGCAAGGAAGAAAATTAGCAAGAGCCGGTTTTCGTGTGATTTTGCCGGATGCGGCGAATCACGGAGAAAGAAAGACTCGGGTTTCGGAGATTCCTTCGCTGACTTTTTGGAACAGTATCCAGACAAATCTGTTTGAATTCGGCTATTTGGTGGATTATTTCGAAAATCTTGGTCTTTCTACAGGTGAGATCTATGTAGGCGGAGTTTCGATGGGCGGGATGACGACTTGCGCATTATTGACACAGCATCCGCAGATCAAAGCCGCAGCTTGTGTGATGGGTTCGCCTGCGCCGGTGGCTTATCGGCAGCGTATCACCACTCATGCGGAAGCGGCGGGTTTTTATCTGCCGCCGGATTATGAAAAATTACTTTCTTGGATCGAAGTTTACGATCTATCTTTGCATCCAGAATCATTGGCTCAGCGTCCGCTTTTATTTTGGCACGGAATTTCTGATATAAAAATTCCTATCAAGCAAGTGACGTCTTACGTCGAGAAAAATCCCAATGAACGGATCACACTGATCCAAGAAGACGAGGGACATCTAGTAAAAGGCGCTACGATGGACAGAGTAAGAGACTTCTTTGTGGCGGCTAGAGAAGAGTAGAATCTACCGCCAGTAAGAATGCACACAAAAAAATCCCCATGGTTACCGTTTTGAAGCTGAGATACAGTAAAAACCGCTAGTTTCTTTCACTATTTTAAGCTATAATTCCTAGCAAGAGGTGAAGAACATGAGTCAAGACAAACAAGCAGATTATGAACTGTTATTGATGCAGCAAGAAGGATTACTAGAAGCAGAGCAGGATTGGATCGCGACATTATCCAATTCATCAGCATTATTGAATGGATCATTGAAAGATACAGTATTTGCCGGATATTATCTTTTTAACGGCGAGGAGCTGGTCTTAGGACCATTTCAAGGAAAAGTATCCTGTACGCGTATCAAAATGGGTAAAGGAGTTTGCGGCGAAAGTGCAGAAAAGCGCGAGACAATGATCGTCGGCAATGTTAAAACACATAAAAATTATATTTCCTGCGATTCTGCGGCTATGTCAGAAATCGTAGTTCCTATGATAAAAGATGGACAGCTGATCGGTGTGCTGGATATCGATAGTGGGACAGTAGATACTTATGATGAGGTTGACCGCGAATTCTTAGAGAAATATGTCGACCTATTGCTGGAAAAGACAACGATGTAAAAAAGCTTTCGGACTATTGAAAAATGGTCTGAAAGCTTTTTTATTAAAATTAGAATTTAAAAATGAGTATTTTGCAATAAAAATCTATAAGAAAACGCTTTATTAGTTTTTGTATGAGATAAAAATAGTTTTCTATACTTATATTTAAACAATATAGTCTAATTTTTAGGTAGTAATGAAACTTCCGTAGAAAATTCGGAAAAACGCTAAGTATTCATTGAAACGCATAGGATAGCCTATTTTTTATTCTGTTTTAAATAAAAAAATATATTTTTTTGATGCTTTTTTCTTTTCTTTGTTAAAGATTAATGATATATTAATTTCAGATTAAAAATTAAAAAATGATTATAAAGGGGTTAATTATGAATAAAGAAAGTATTATGCTAGGACATGCTTATGAATGCCAACCAGTTGGATTACAACGTCGTGTTGTAGGAGAAGTCATAAAAAAAATGGAAAACTGTTTAGTACTAAGTGTTGATCGGTATGATATGATCGATCACGATGAAATACAGGAACGTTTTGGGAAAGTAGTCGTTAAATATTCCGAAGTATATGGAAAAGCG is part of the Enterococcus mediterraneensis genome and harbors:
- a CDS encoding alpha/beta fold hydrolase; the protein is MKLAIRKRHVGNIPVLEVVDENAIYDPLPLLIYYHGWQTTKELVLTQGRKLARAGFRVILPDAANHGERKTRVSEIPSLTFWNSIQTNLFEFGYLVDYFENLGLSTGEIYVGGVSMGGMTTCALLTQHPQIKAAACVMGSPAPVAYRQRITTHAEAAGFYLPPDYEKLLSWIEVYDLSLHPESLAQRPLLFWHGISDIKIPIKQVTSYVEKNPNERITLIQEDEGHLVKGATMDRVRDFFVAAREE
- a CDS encoding GAF domain-containing protein, translating into MSQDKQADYELLLMQQEGLLEAEQDWIATLSNSSALLNGSLKDTVFAGYYLFNGEELVLGPFQGKVSCTRIKMGKGVCGESAEKRETMIVGNVKTHKNYISCDSAAMSEIVVPMIKDGQLIGVLDIDSGTVDTYDEVDREFLEKYVDLLLEKTTM